The following proteins come from a genomic window of Alosa sapidissima isolate fAloSap1 chromosome 22, fAloSap1.pri, whole genome shotgun sequence:
- the nrcama gene encoding neuronal cell adhesion molecule a isoform X14, with protein sequence MDRKRKWSVGGGAVLWLLSAHVSVALEVPLDPKVLEGLPQPPTITYESPKNYIIDPRENININCEAKGQPHPSFSWTRNGTHFDVDKDPKVTMKPNSGSLVIDISNGEKVEAYEGIYQCTAHNDHGVAVSNNIVVRQSRSPLWSKERNEPRLVQRGDSLILHCRPPAGLPPPVIFWMDPFFQRLPQNSRVSQVLNGDLYFSNVLMEDARSDYICYARFPYTQTIQQKQPITVRVIDMDAMNETVVASFINETHLFGDAGAVGERKPTFMLPTGTSSTSMVLRGERLQLECIADGLPTPEISWSKDNGVLPEGRFSFQNFKKTLQITEVTETDAGNYRCTAKNSQGDAHHVITVEVKAAPYWTGAPRNLILAPKESGILTCLAGGNPKPKVAWSVNGMPIQNAPNDTSREVRGDTIFLSDVPTGSSAVYQCNASNEFGYLMANAFVNVLAEPPRVLTPPNNVYQVITNNLALLHCASFGSPIPTITWFKDGQTSILNGDPYVLHTNGTLEIHVAQPLHSGKYTCIATNYLGSKENHVYLEVKEPTRILKQPEYKVVQRDRKAVFECKVKHDPTLIPTMVWLKDGGDLPDDDRFVIGADTLTISDVTEADEGTYTCIMNTTLDQDSASATLTVVERPDPPTDLELTDQMERSVQLTWIPGDEHNSPIEKFLIQYEDSLHERGVWVNMTEVPGTKTTARLDLSPYVYYSFRVLALNDVGYSEPSVPSEQYRTSPAKPDDNPSDVEGFGTDPKNLVISWKPLTGLQSNGPYLQYVVSWRQKDLDQEWATVTVENVSQYVVPETPTFVPFEIKVQAINRYGSAPEPQVVEGYSGEDLPSAAPASVKVEAGNNTIAEVSWEPVPMATVHGKLQGYKVYYWREKSLLQEDSEPEEVQVMVFSGNKTEGKVPGLHPYSLYNIQIRVFNGKGEGPQSVTQTFETPEGVPGPPAFLHFTDLSLDSLTLVWGPPKQDNGRLTGFTLKYQPVNNTSELGPMEEMTLPANETKLTLSSLKQSTRYKFYISANTIKGAGPTITEEAVTIIDTAMPSQQVDIATQGWFIGLMCAVALLILVLLIVCFIKRNKGGKYPVKEKEDQHQDPEIQPMKEDDGTFGEYSDTEDHKPLKGSRTPSNGTVKKDDSDDSLVDYGEGGDGQFNEDGSFIGQYSGKKEKDTAEGNESSEAPSPVNAMNSFV encoded by the exons CTAAAGTTCTGGAAGGAT TGCCACAACCACCAACAATCACTTACGAGTCCCCGAAAAATTACATCATCGACCCACGggaaaacatcaacatcaactgcGAGGCGAAAGGACAGCCTCACCCCAG cttctCATGGACGCGGAACGGGACACACTTTGACGTGGACAAAGACCCCAAGGTGACCATGAAGCCGAACTCGGGGTCGCTGGTCATCGACATCAGCAACGGAGAGAAGGTGGAGGCCTACGAGGGCATATACCAGTGCACAGCGCACAATGATCACGGCGTCGCGGTGTCCAACAATATTGTCGTCCGCCAGTCAA GGTCCCCCTTGTGGTCGAAGGAGAGAAATGAGCCCAGGTTGGTCCAGAGGGGAGACTCCCTGATCCTGCACTGCAGACCCCCAGCAGGGCTGCCTCCACCCGTGATCTTCTGGATGGACCCAT TTTTCCAGCGTCTGCCACAGAACAGCCGCGTATCCCAGGTGTTGAATGGGGACCTGTACTTCTCCAACGTGCTGATGGAGGACGCCCGCAGTGACTACATCTGCTACGCCCGCTTCCCCTACACCCAGACCATACAGCAGAAGCAGCCCATCACTGTCAGAGTGATAGACA TGGATGCAATGAATGAAACAGTCGTGGCGTCTTTTATCAATGAGACACATTTGTTTGGTG ACGCTGGTGCCGTGGGTGAGCGGAAGCCCACCTTCATGTTACCAACTGGAACCAGCAGCACCTCCATGGTGCTGAGGGGAGAGAGACTGCAGCTGGAGTGCATCGCAGACGGCCT TCCTACACCGGAGATCTCGTGGAGTAAAGACAACGGCGTCCTCCCCGAGGGACGCTTCTCCTTCCAGAACTTCAAAAAGACCCTGCAGATCACCGAGGTGACCGAGACCGATGCCGGCAACTACAGGTGCACGGCCAAGAACAGCCAGGGAGACGCCCACCACGTCATCACCGTGGAAGtgaaag CTGCCCCCTACTGGACTGGTGCCCCTCGGAACCTCATCCTGGCCCCCAAAGAGAGCGGCATCCTCACATGCCTCGCTGGGGGCAACCCCAAACCCAAGGTGGCATGGTCTGTGAATGGGATGCCCATTCAAA ATGCCCCCAACGACACCAGTCGCGAGGTGAGGGGCGACACCATCTTCCTCTCCGACGTCCCCACAGGGTCCAGCGCTGTCTACCAGTGCAACGCCTCCAATGAGTTCGGCTACCTGATGGCCAACGCCTTCGTCAATGTCCTTG CGGAGCCACCACGAGTGCTCACTCCGCCCAATAACGTGTACCAGGTCATCACCAACAACCTTGCCTTACTCCACTGTGCCTCGTTCGGATCCCCTATTCCCACCATCACCTG GTTCAAGGATGGCCAGACCAGTATACTGAACGGAGATCCGTATGTACTTCACACCAACGGCACGCTGGAGATCCATGTGGCCCAGCCCTTGCACAGCGGCAAGTACACCTGCATCGCCACCAACTACCTGGGCAGCAAGGAGAACCACGTCtacctagaggtcaaag AGCCCACACGCATTCTGAAGCAGCCGGAGTATAAAGTGGTCCAGCGTGACAGGAAGGCAGTGTTTGAGTGCAAGGTCAAGCATGACCCCACCCTCATCCCCACCATGGTCTGGCTCAAGGACGGCGGAGACTTACCCGACgatgacag GTTTGTGATTGGTGCAGACACCTTGACCATCTCTGACGTGACGGAGGCCGATGAGGGCACGTACACCTGCATCATGAACACCACCCTGGACCAGGACTCCGCCAGCGCGACGCTCACCGTAGTAG AGAGACCAGACCCGCCTACTGACCTGGAGCTTACCGATCAGATGGAGAGGAGCGTCCAGCTCACCTGGATCCCCGGAGATGAACACAACAGCCCCATCGAGA AGTTCCTCATCCAGTACGAAGACTCCCTTCATGAGCGGGGAGTGTGGGTCAACATGACGGAGGTCCCTGGCACCAAGACCACGGCCCGGCTGGACCTGTCTCCATACGTGTACTACTCCTTCAGGGTTCTGGCACTGAATGATGTGGGCTACAGTGAGCCCAGTGTACCATCGGAACAGTACCGGACCAGTCCAGCCA AGCCAGATGACAATCCATCAGATGTTGAAGGTTTTGGAACAGACCCCAAGAATCTAGTTATATCATGGAAG CCACTGACGGGTCTCCAGTCCAACGGTCCGTACCTGCAGTACGTGGTGAGCTGGAGGCAGAAGGATCTGGACCAGGAGTGGGCCACCGTCACCGTGGAAAACGTCTCGCAGTACGTGGTGCCCGAGACGCCCACCTTCGTGCCCTTCGAGATCAAGGTCCAGGCCATTAACCGCTACGGGTCGGCACCCGAGCCCCAGGTGGTGGAGGGATACTCCGGCGAAGATT TGCCCTCAGCAGCTCCAGCCAGTGTGAAAGTCGAGGCAGGAAATAACACGATCGCAGAGGTCAGCTGGGAGCCTGTTCCCATGGCAACAGTCCATGGAAAACTGCAAGGCTATAAG GTGTACTACTGGAGGGAGAAGAGCCTGCTGCAGGAGGACTCAGAGCCCGAGGAGGTCCAGGTGATGGTCTTCAGCGGGAACAAGACGGAGGGCAAGGTGCCTGGCCTGCACCCCTACAGCCTCTATAACATCCAGATCAGGGTGTTCAACGGCAAGGGAGAGGGCCCACAAAGCGTCACGCAGACGTTTGAGACGCCCGAAGGAG TTCCCGGACCTCCAGCCTTCCTCCACTTCACTGACCTCAGCCTGGACTCTCTGACGCTGGTGTGGGGACCGCCCAAGCAGGACAACGGCCGCCTGACAGGCTTCACGCTCAAATACCAGCCCG tgaacAACACGAGCGAGCTCGGTCCCATGGAGGAAATGACCCTGCCGGCCAACGAGACGAAGCTCACCCTCTCCAGCCTGAAACAGAGCACCCGCTACAAGTTCTACATCAGCGCCAACACAATCAAGGGAGCTGGCCCCACCATCACAGAGGAGGCCGTCACCATCATAGACACTG cgatGCCAAGCCAGCAGGTTGACATAGCCACACAAGGCTGGTTCATCGGGCTCATGTGTGCTGTTGCCCTCCTcatcctcgtcctcctcatcgTCTGCTTCATCAAGAGGAATAAAGGAGGAAAATATCCCG tgaaagagaaagaggaccAGCACCAGGACCCAGAAATACAGCCCATGAAGGAGGATGATGGCACCTTTGGAGAATACAG tgACACGGAGGACCACAAGCCTCTGAAAGGTAGCCGTACGCCGTCCAACGGCACGGTGAAGAAGGACGACAGCGACGACAGCCTGGTGGACTACGGCGAGGGCGGCGACGGTCAGTTCAACGAGGACGGCTCCTTTATCGGCCAGTACAGCGGCAAGAAGGAGAAGGACACGGCAGAGGGCAACGAGAGCTCCGAAGCGCCCTCGCCCGTCAATGCCATGAACTCGTTCGTGTGA